The uncultured Paludibaculum sp. sequence CAAAGTTTTTGAAATCAGGGACTTGTGCGCACACCACGGGCACACAAGGGGCGATCTCACAGGAATTTTTGAGAGCGTGTGACCGGTCCGGCGGATCCGGTCAGTTCTGTGGAGATGCGCCGCTCTCAAAGGCTAAGCGAAGGGCAGCCTTCAGCCGCAAGCGGCCAGGCAAAACCCTCCCCGCGCCTGACAAGACATCAGGCGGAGCGGCTGGATTGAAATGGGGGGCTGATTGAGGACTATTTGTGGCGGTACGTGATGCGGCCCTTGGTGAGGTCATAGGGAGACATCTCCAAGGTGACGCGATCGCCGGCCAGAACACGAATCCGGTTGCGGCGCAGCTTGCCGGCCAGGTGAGCCAGCACCAAACGCTCCGCATCCAACTGAACACTAAATAGCCCGCTGGGAAACTTTTCCACCACCGTGCCAGTCACTTCAATGCAATCTTCTTTACTCATCGTCCTCCAGACGCCATAAATACGCACACCTCCCCCATCGCGGGGACCGTGCATTTCAAGTATAGCCTAGAAAGCGGCGCACGCCTTTCGTCCCAGGCCCACCCCAATCCCATCAAGAACGGCCCTGCCAGGCCGATACGAGGGGTTGAAGAGTCGACCCCAAAGAAGTCGCTGGCGCGCGCCGACAGGCTCCAGTACGCCCGGATGCAGATCCAGTCCTTTCCCGGTCCGCCTCCAGCGGAGGAGTCTGCTAGGATCTGGATGGGAAGTTTGATCGGTGTTCCAATTTAAGGAAAAGACAGTTCTCATCGTCGGCGCGGGGCGCGGCATCGGTAAACGACTGGCCATCGGATTTGCAAATGCAGGTGCGCGTATCGGATTGCTGGCTCGCAGTAAAGCGGAACTGGACCTCGCCAACCTGGAAATTGAGCATGCCGGGGGGATCTCCTTACGGCTGCGGGCCGATGTCCGCGAGTATGAGCAGGTCGCCGCCGCAGTCGACCGGATGCGCGTCCAGTTCGGCCCGGCTGATATGGTCGTCTGC is a genomic window containing:
- the infA gene encoding translation initiation factor IF-1: MSKEDCIEVTGTVVEKFPSGLFSVQLDAERLVLAHLAGKLRRNRIRVLAGDRVTLEMSPYDLTKGRITYRHK